The region ACGGCAACCGCCTGCTGATCGTCACCGGGGAACACTTCGTCCCCGGCACCGCGGACGTGGAGGAGCGGTTCGCGCGGCTGGTGGGCTGGGCCGACGACCGCTTCGCCGGGCTCACCTTCACCCATCGCTGGGCCACGCAGGACAACGACCCCACCGACTCCGTCCCTCTGGTCGGACCGCTCCACCCCCGCAGTCGGCACACCTACGTGGCCACCGGCTTCGGCGGCTGGGGCCTGAGCGGCGGCGTCATGGCGGGCAGTCTGCTCACCGGTCTGATCAACGGCCGCCCGGCCGCCTGGAGCAACCTCTACGACCCGCGCCGCCTGGCGTCTGTGCTCCACGAAGGGAAGTCGTTCCTGAAGCATCAGGCCCACGTGGCCCGGCACTTCGTCGGCGACCGCATATCGCCCGTGCCGAGCCCCGCACCGGACGGCATCCCCCCGGGCCACGGCGCCGTGGTGCGCCAGGGCACCCGACAGTACGCCGTCCACCGGGACGAAAGCGGCTCACTCCAGGCGGTCTCGGCCCGCTGCACCCACCTCGGCTGCATCGTGTCCTTCAACCACGCGGAGCAGGCATGGGAGTGCCCGTGCCACGGATCACGCTTCGCCCCGGACGGAGAGATCCTCCAAGGCCCTGCAGTACACCCTCTGGAAGAACGCGACATCCCGGAATAGCCGCAACCAAAGGAAGGTGCAACACACACCTAACATCCAAAGGGGAAGCCTCGCCGAAAGCAGGTCGACCCATGGCAAAGAAGCCACACACGTCCCAGCCACCCCACGGACAAGGCCCGAGCCGTCATAAGGGCACCGAGCAACACGGCTGGTCACCCGACGTGGACGAGACACGCCAGCAGGACAACCCGAGTGCCCACCGCTCCTTCCACACCGCCGAGCACGGCGGCGGGAAAGGCCCGGGACGGACGAAGTCCAAGGAAGAAACGAAGCCCGTACCGGGCGACACGGTGGAAAGCGGCACCACACGCGGCGAGGAGTACGCCGATAAGGACGAGAAAGGCCGGCGGGACACGGGACGCAAGGGCCGCTCCCAGCGCCCCAGCGGCACCAAGGACGCCTCCGCGGACCGGCGTCGACCCCCAGGACCCACCATCCCGACGCCGCCCAGGCTAAAGGTTGTCCCATAACTGGTGAGCGTGTTGGAGCGTTGGGTGGGCATGGGTGGGGTGATCTCAGCGGATTTTCCGAAGTGGATCGAGCCGTTCTCCGGGTTGAGTGAGTCGCAGTTCGAGAAGCTGGTGGCGCTGGTGCGCTGTCGGGGCGGTGATGTCCAGCGTGGCCGTCCGTGGCGTCTGTCTCTGGCTAACCGGGTGTTGCTGGTGGCCACTTACTGGCGCACGAACCTCACGTTGCGGCAGGTCGCGCCGCTGTTTGGCATCTCGAAGTCGGCGGCTGACCGGATCCTTGACCATCTGGCGCCGCTGCTGGCGATCTCGCCGGCCCGCCAGCCGCGCAAGGACACCGTCTATATCGTGGACGGCACGCTGGTTCCCACTCGCGACCGGAGCATCTCCGCATCGAGCAAGAACTACCGGCACTCGACGAACCTGCAGGTGGTCATCGACGCCGACAGCCGCCTGGTCGTCGCGATCGGTATCCCGCTGCCCGGCAGCCGCAACGACTGCCGGGCGTTCACCGAGTCCGTAATCGACCGGGCTTGCCGCGGGCCCCGGTCATCGCCGACGGCGGCTACCAGGGCACCGGCGCCCTCATTCCGCACCGCAAACGGCGTGGTCAACGGCGCCTGAGCCCCCAGCAGGAGGCTGAGAACAAGGTGCATCGCAAAGCCCGTGCTCGGGTTGAGCATGCTCTGTCCCGACTGAAGAACTGGAAGATCCTGCGGGACTGCAGGCTCAAGGGTGATGGCGTCCATCAGGCCATGCTCGGCATCGCCCGCCTACACAACCTCGCCCTCACTGGATAACTCACGCCGCATTGTTGGCGCTGGCTCCTCACTTCGGAGAGCCACCGGAACGCCCAAAGCGGTCGGCCAAGGGCGAGTCAGGGGCGGATGTGTTTCAACGTGAACTCGGGCAGGGCATACGGGCCGGCTTGCGGAGCTTCGGGATCGGCAGGGACGTCGGCGTCGGTGATGTGCGGCGCATGCGTTTCGGCGTTGTCGATGGGCGTGTAGGCCAGTTCGGATTCCGCGGGGAGTTCCCAGAAGCGGCGGGTGTTGGCAGAGACGGCGTACACCGTGGCAAAGCGCGTGGAGAGCGGGGCGGTAAGCGCGGCGCGGCAGAAGCCGACGGCATCGCGCGGGCTGAGCCAGGTCGCCAGGTGGCGCGGCTCGGTGGGCATCTCCTCGAAGCTGCCGATACGCAGGCAGATCACGGAAACGTCGAACTTGTCCGCATACAGCTGCCCCAGGGCCTCGATAGCTGCCTTGCTCACCCCGTACAGGCCGTCGGGGCGCACCGGCTCCTGTGGGCCGGTGCGATGGGCTGTGGGATAGAAACCGGTTACGCGGTTGCTGCTGGCCAGCACGACCCGTGGAATCGCCGCGCGGCGGGCGGCTTCCAGGACATGGTGGGTGCCCAGCACGTTGGCGTCGAGGAGATGCTCAAGCGGCGCCTCGTCCGGCAGGCCGCCCAGGTGGAGCACGGTGTCCGCACCCGCGAGCGCAGCCTCTACGGCGGCAGCGTCCCGAAGGTCGACGGTGTGGACCACCTCGTTCGCGGCCTCGACCTGGAGGGGAACGCGGTCGAGCAAGACCAGGCGGCTGACCTCGCTGCGCAACGCCCGGCGCACGACCGAGCCGATGTTTCCTGCTGCCCCGGTGACGACCACTGTTCCCAGCGCCACTGCACGCCTCCCCTGTTCGACCTCAACAACGCCCTGATCCGGGCAGGCGGCGATCCTCTCATCGCCGGTCATGACAACCAGCGGGTGGGGAGCCAACATGAGCAGGTCTGCATACGCAGTGAGCAGGAGGTGGGGACTTGCAAGGTTCAGGCAAGATTTTCGTGGAGCGTGACGGAGCGTCATCTACTTGGCATCGTCACCTAAGTGTGACGAGCTTCTGGGTATGGCGTTTCCGCACCTGAAGACGGTGCTGGTGGAGCGGGTGTTTGTCGAGGGTGGCCCGGTGCACGTCACCGCGCGTACTCGGGACGACCTCGTGGTGGACTGCCCCGGCTGTGGCACGGCCGCGCATCGTGTCCACAGCCGTTACCAGCGGCACCTCGCCGATACCGCCGTCGCCGGGCGGCCCGTCGTTATTGACCTGTCGGTCCACCGCCTCGTCTGCGATCGGCCAACTTGCCCGCGCCGTACCTTCGTTGAGCAGGTCGAGGGCCTGACCGTCCGCTATGGCCGGAGAACGCCGGAGGCCACCCGCCGGGCCGCCGTGAAAGCCGCGACCGGCCATCGCGGCCGACTCGCGCCGTGCGAGAAGCTGAACCGGAAGCGGATGGCCACCGTGGCCTGCGTCTTCGACACCCGCCCCGCTCCCAGACGCCCGCACGACGTGATCCACCCGCCCGGCGGCCGCAGCGGCGAACGACCCGCCCGCCCGGGACCGAAGGCGGAGAACAAGTGGTGCACTGCCTCGGTCCGCCCGCCCGAACAGGTCATCGCCGACGCCTTCGACCAGGCCGAGGCCCGCGATCCGAAACGCCTGCGCCCGTGGGTCGTCCTGGTCGACGGCGCCCGCCACCAACTCGACCTGATCGCAGCGGAGACTGGCCGACGCGGCGTCACCGTCCACGTCCTGCTGGACTTCGTGCACGTCGTCGAGTACGTGTGGACCGCCGCCCACGCCTTCCACAAACCGGGCACCACCGAGGCCGAAGCCTGGGCAGCCGACCACCTGACCGCGATCCTCACAGGCCACGCCGCCCGCGTCGCCACCGAGCTGACCGCCCAAGCCGAGCGGGAACACCTCTCGACTGCCCGGCGCGAGGCTGTCGGCGCCTGCGACCGCTACCTGACCGGGCACCTCGACCAACTCCACTACGACACCGCGCTCAACAATGGGTGGCCGATCGCCACCGGCGCGGTCGAGGGAGCCTGCCGCCACCTGATCGCCGACCGCCTCGACATCACCGGCGCCCGCTGGGGCCTGCCCAGAGCCGAAGCCGTCCTGCGACTGCGCGCCATGGTCTCCAGCGGCGACCTCGACCGCTACTGGCGCTACCACGCCGCCCGCGAACACGAACGCCTTTACCCCGCGTCCGACCAGCACGACTTCGCCCTCCGGGGCCGTCGCTGACGCCTGCGCCTTGGTGCGGGGCGCCTAATCGAGTGTCGGAGGCCCCGCCTCGATGCGCCGCAGCACCGAAGCCAGGCAGTCCACATCGGGGCCGGGATCGAGCTGCCTTTCGTCCCACCAGGTGGCACCGGCGTCGCGCAGCGGGCCGATCACATCCTTGGCCTTGGCGCTGTCCACCGGAGTGGCGCCGCCGACTACGAGGTCGAAGGGGCGCTGGGTGTCGCCCTCTCGATGACCGCGCACGTAGGTGATCAGCTCCCGTACGTCCTCGCGGTCCGGCGGGAATCCATGCAGGGCGTTCTTGAACAGAGGGACCGCGCCGTCCCACCGCGCGGCCCGTCGCACGGGCGGACGGTTCGGCCAGAATCCCCCGATCCACACCGGCGGCCGGGGCCGCTGCACGGTGGCGGGCTGCAGGCTCACGTTCCGCGCCTGGTAGTGCCGGCCGTGATGGTCGACGGCCTCGCCCGTCCAGAACCGCACCAACAACTCCAGCCCTTCGTCCAGCCGTTCGGCGAGCACACGTCGATCGGTGGAGTCGCCGAAGCTGCCGTACTCGTCCTCGACCGGCCCGCCCAGCCCGGCGGCGAAGACGACCCTGCCTCCACTGAGGTTGTCCAGGGTGGCCACCTGCCGCGCGAGCTGCTGCGGCCGATAACGAGCTACCGGCGTGAGCAGCGTCCCCACCCGGATACGTGACGTCGCGAGTGCGGCAGCGGTCAGCAGCATCCACGCTTCTCCGAACGGCCGCCCCGAGTACCCCCGGTAATGGACGTGGTCCCAGACGAAGAGCCCGTCCCACCCGGACTCCTCGGCCGCCGTCGCTACAGTTGCCACGTTTCGGGGATCGGCGAAGTCGCCGAAGTTCGGGATATTGATCGAGAAGCGCATCCGCGCATCGTGGGCCACCCCCACCTGCCCATGCAACGGATTATGCGCGGTCACACAGTGGAATCCATCGGTGCCCCCCCGGCTGCGGGGGCACCGGAGAACGAGCAGCCGGGGGCCGAGCGCGGAATCGAGCCCGGGGATGAGCGGGTGAAGGACAGCTCCGCGTCTACCCACCTCTGACCAGCACCGATACCAACTCACGGTGTGACCACGATCTCCCTCAGCAAGAGCTACACCCTCTTCCAAGCGCGCGAAGAAAGGCACCTGACCTGGGCTTTTGCCCGTCAGGCCTTTCGCGCGCCGTACTCTCGGCTCATGGACTGCTCGATGAGCGTCAAGGGCATTCGGCACGGCCTACACCGATGCAGAGCCAGAACTAGATCCCGGTGTGCCGGAGTGCGGTTCACCCCTGCCTCGTCCCGACGCGACCACGTCCATGGGCCGGTGCCGGTGACGGACCGGCGGCAGGGTCACCTCGTGTGGCCGTCGGAGCGCCGGCGGTGGAGCGTGAAGGTCTCGAACACCGACAGGTCGCCGTTCGGCTTGTTCACGTTGTAGTAGGTCACGTGCATGCGGGTGGTGTCACCGGCGTGCCGTCCGGGGTCGACGGTGAAGGCGGCGAAGCCGTAGGGGTGCTCGATGTCCCGGACTCCGGTCCAGACCGCCTCCTCCTTGGTGTAGGCGGAGGTGCGCTTACCGTTGGAGCCGGGGGTCGCCGACACAGCGGTGATCACCTTGGCGGTGCCGTCCGTGAAGAACTTCTCGTTCGTCGTGCCCGAGACGCCTCCGCCGCCGAGGATCATGTGCACGGTGCCAAGACCGGTGTCGATGGAATCGGTGGCCTGGGAGACCGGGCGCGGGGTCAGCGTCTCGCTGCCGGTGACGACGCCACGAACGGCGAGCGAGCGCTCGTAGTTGTGCTCATGGCCACACAGCACGAGGTCCACACCGTACCTGTCGAACAGGGGGCCGTACTTCTGGCGCAGGCCCAGGTCGGCGCCGTTCGCGTCCGAGGAGCTGATCATGACCTGGTGCATGGCGACGACCACCCAGTCGACGTCGTCGGAGGAGCGCGCCGCCTTCAGCTCCTTCTCCAGGAAGGCGAGTTGGCGTCCGCCGGAGTAGCCGCTGATGTAGACGTCGCCGCCGTCCTGGAGGCAGTTGTCGTCGTTCTGCAGCACGATCACCCGGACGGAGCCGACCGTGAACGCGTACCACAGGCCCGCGAGTTCGGCGTCGGTCTCGGTGGAGGGCAGGGTGAAGTAGCTCTGGTAGGCGCCGAGCCCGAGCGGGCCGTTGGCCTTCTCGATCTCGTGGTTGCCGGCCGCGGGCATCCAGGGACGGAAGCGCGCGGAACGGGTGTTGTTGGTAAAGAAGTTGTTCCAGGTACGCACCCGGTCGACGTCCAGGTTCGCGTAGCACAGGTCACCGTTGAGCAGATGGAAGAGCGGGGCGACCTGCTCGATGCCGGTGACGATGTCCTTCGTCGCGGGGGTGGAGTTCGCGTCGAGCGCCACCGTGCCGTCGGCCGCCCAGGTCACCTGCGGGGCGGACTGGTCGCCGAAGCTGGTGAAGGTGAACGGCTTCCGTCCGCGCGGAGCGGTGCGGAACGTACCGCTGTCGGGCGTCGTGCCCTCGTGGGTGGCGAGGTAGACGTAGTCGGTGCCCGGGGTGAGCCGGTTCAGCGAGGCGTGGTGGACGTAGACGGTACGGCTGGAGGTGCCGTCCACGTAGGTGACGGTCCGGGCGTCGGCGCTGGATCCGAAGCCGTGCTCCAGCGTGCCGTAGTGCACAACGGGTCTGGTCACCGGTCTGTCGGTGATCCACGACACCGTCATCTGGGTGCGCGGGTCCGCCCCGAAGGTCAGGTGCAGCCCTTGGACCGGGGGCGCACCGGCCGAGTCCGCGGTGAGGTGAAGGGCCGGGGCGGCAAGCGGAGCGGCCTGTGCCGTACCTGCTCCCAGCAACGGGGTGACGGCCGCGCCGGCCCCTGCCGTACCGAGAAGGCCCAGCGCGTGGCGACGGCTGACCCCCTCGGAAGACTTCGTCGACTCGTCCGGTGTCCCTGTCTGTGTGGCCATGGTGCCCTCTCTGGCGAGCAGTTGAGCTGACAACGACCGCACCCTGGCGTGCCCCAGCGGCCCCTGAGTGAACGGTGCGTTGCCAGACGGTCATTGCGCCGCGAGTGGCGGGCCACGGAGGCGATTCTTGCCCCTGCCTTTGCCAGTGGCCGCCCCGCCGTTGACGCGACCGCCCCGCGCATCCGCTCAACGGCGGCCCATGCGGCGGCCTCACGACGTGACCGAGCGCTGGACGCCAGTTGGGCAGGACAGAGAGGGCATGGGCTCCCCCAGTACGCGATCGGCCCGCTCGCCACCAGGTCGATGAGCGGGTCCCTTCAACCCGGTCGCCCTTCGTCGAGCGGGCGTGACGGATCAGCCGAGGTCGAGCAGTTCCTCGTGGAAGCCACCGAACTCGCGCCCCCGGTCGACGAGGTGGATCTCGAGGATCCAGTGGCAGCGGCGCCCGGCCTTGTCGGTGCGTCGCAGCGGGGTGTCATTGCCCGGCGCGATGTACGACTCCCTGTCCGCACCGTCGATCGTCTCGTGCGGGAACTCGCCGACCAGGTGTCCGGCGTGCCAGCCACCCAGTTCCCAGCCCACGTCCGTGGCAAGCCGCTCGACCTCGGCGTACAGCCGCTTGCCGGTGATGTCCGGGTCGCTCTCGAAGAAGTGCCGCCCGGCCGCGAAGACCTTGGGCAGGTCGTCGCGCAGTCGCTGCTTGACCGGGTCGTCGCCGAGGACGAACGTGCGCCCGAAGTCGGCCTCGTACTCCTCGAAGATGGGCCCGAAGTCGGCGAACACGATGTCGTCCACGCCGATCACCCGGTCCGGCGGATTCTCCCGGTACGGCTTCAGCGTGTTCGGGCCCGAGCGCACGATCCGCTTGTGCCAGTGGCGGGTCGTGCCGAACAGTTCGTTCGCCAGGTCCCGGATCCGGTCACTGACCGCCCGCTCGCCCTCCCCCGGCGCCTACCAGCCCGCGCTCCTCTATCTCCGCGAACAGCCGCTCCGCTTTCGCCTGTGCATCCAGCAGACGTGCGGCGCGCGTGGGTTCGTCATCCGCCATGGGGCCGACCGTAGGCGTGCGAATCATCGTCCGGCAACCTGGTTCGTCACGGCTGCAGTCGCTGCCAGGACCTGTCCACGCCCTATGACCGCGGTGCTGGACAGTCCGGCGCAGCGGCGTGCGGTGCCCCTCATCCCGTCAGCAGGATCAGCGGCACCGGGGTGCGGGGCTGCCAGTCCAGTGGTACGGCGGCGAGGGCGGCGCCGTGCAGGAACGCGGGCCGGTGTCCGCCGACGGGGCGGGCGGTGGCACCGTCCCAGGTGATGGGGATCAGCCGGGTACGGCCGGGGGCGGCGGTGATGTCACCGGTCAGCGGGATGCGGGGCAGGGCCGGCAGTGGTCGTCCGGTCAGGCCTGCGAGGAGTGGGGCGAGCAGGGTGTGGGCAGCGGTGAGGGCCGCGTACGGATTTCCGGGAAGGCCCACGATCCAGCGGCGGTCGGGGAGTTGGGCGAGCAGTTGAGGGTGGCCGGGGCGGACCGCGACCGCGTCCACCACCCACCGGGCTCCGTGCTCGACCAGCAGCTGCCTCAGCTAGTCGGTGGCTCCGAACGAGGTGGAGCCGGTCACCACGATCACCTCGGTGTCGTACGACGTGGTGAGCACGACGGTGGTCAGTGACCCCACGGGGTGGTCCGGCACGGGGCAAGCGTGGTCACACCAACTGTGGCGAAGGATGTCTCAGTCGGTGGACTTCGCCTGAACCTGATCAGACGAGCCGACTGCAAGCCACCCGCCGGTAAGCAGGACGTGTCCGGAGCAGGGGCGACCTCTTACCAGCCTTTGACAGTGGCGTGCATTTCCCAGACGAGGATTTCGGCGGGTTCGTCGGCGGTGATCCGCTGGCCTCCGGTCGCGGTGAAGCGCACGGAATCCCCGGCTTCGAGTTTTCCGGATGCTTCCAGCGTGACAGTGCCACGGGGAACGAAGAGGTGCAGGAACGGGGCATCTGGAAGGATCACCGAGTCGCCCGTGTTCAGTCGTGCCGCGTGCAGTCCGGCGTACTTGTTCTTGATGCGGATCGCCGCGGCGTCGGCATGCCGGTCCATGCCCGAGGCCACGGTGACCAGGCCGCCGCCGTGCAACAGAGCATCGTCGAGCTCCAACTGTTCGTAGCCGGGAGTGATGCCCTCCTCGTCGGGAACGACCCACATCTGCACGAAGTGCACAGGGTCGGTGTGGGTGCTGGCGCCCTCAAGCCGCCAGGAGTCGTTCTTCTCCGAGTGCAGGATGCCGGTCCCAGCGCTCATGCGCTGGGCGAGTCCGGGGTAGATCAGCCCGGTGTGGCCGGTGGAGTCCTGGTGGACCAGTGATCCCTGCAGCACCCACGTGACGATCTCCATGTCCTGGTGTGGATGCGTTTCGAAGCCGGTGCCGGCGGTGACGATGTCGTCGTTGTTAACCAGCAGCAGTCCATGGTGGGTGTTCTGAGGGTCGTAGTGGTGCGAGAAGGAGAAGGAGTGCTTGGAATCAAGCCAGGACAGCTCCGTCTTGTACCGTTCCTGGCTGCGGCGGATGTCCACCGTCGGCTGCAGAGCGGCGGTCATCGCATGAGTCCTTTCCACTCCCGGTGTACCGCCGCGCTCACAGCCGCCCCCGTGCGCCGGGCGGAACCGTCACCGCGGGCACAGCGTCGGGCGACACCCGGTCGGCGACGTGCAGTTGTGCACAGTGCTGGTCGGCGATCTCGGCGCATATGTCGGCCGCCTGCTCGCAGAGGGGGTTGCCGAAGTCCGCGGCGGTCAATGCCATGATCATTTTATAGCGGAGATCATCCATATCCGCCTCCGGAAGTTCGGGGTGTGTCGGCAGCCCTCAGGCTAGGCGCACCCGCGTGCCGTCGCCATCCGTGCGTGGACCCGTCGCGGTAACAGGCATCGAAGCGGACTGTTCACAGGACAGATCCATAGGCGCCGACTGCCGGGTCGCCCGCCGCCCAGGCGGCGAAGGTCGTCCTCGCGATACCGTCCGCTCCTTCCTGGACAGCGCCTATCACGCGGGTGCCCGACTCGCGGGCTGGGACACCACACGCGGCATCCGCCCCGGCGGCATCACCGACCCGGTCACCACACCAGTCTCCAGGCCGGCAGCGGGCGCATTTCGCGAAGGAGGCAGCCCACCCTGATCCACCGCCCGTGGCGCCACCGCCGAGTCCGTGGAGACTGACCTTCGAGATAGATGTCCACCACCACTTGGCAGGCGGAACCTGCTGGCCCGCCATACCGTCGAGGAATGAGCGTTTACGTCATTCTGTTGCCGGAGGCGATCGCGGACGTCGATCGCCGTGAAGACCGAGAAGCCCTGGCTATGCCGTATGAAGACGAGCCTGGCGCCGCGGTGTACAAGTACGAGGTTCTGCCCAGTGGTGCCTTGATGGTCTGGCGGACCCTTCCGGACTCTTCGGCAGTACCCGAGGCCACGTTCGGCCCTTCGGCATGGAGCCATGTGCGGGGGACATTCTTCGGAAGCAACGATTAGCCGTCGGCGGGTACCGCGTACCTCGGTGGCCGAAGCGTCTCCGATCAGTCGAGGCCAACCATCGCGGCACGAGGGTAAGCCTGGTCCGTGGAACGACCTGCTTGCCTGATTCGACCCCGATTCGACCCCGTGAGTGAACCCAGAGCGCATCAACGCTCTGACCAGGGACGAAGCGGCGTGACGGACAGACCGTCCATTACTGGCGGTAAGGCAGGTACTTCCCGTCGAGGGTGATGACGACCCGGTCGCCCGCGGGGTCGGGAATACGCCGGACCTCGAGCCGGAAGTTGATCGCGCTCATGATGCCGTCGCCGCGCTGCTCATGGATCAGCTCATCAGCTCGAGCGCCGCCTTGATGGTCGGCCCTTGAAGTGCTCTCCCAGCTGAAGCAGGGAGATTCCCGCCTACCTTGCGGTGGCGGGCTTGACGCGCGGTGCGCGCCTGGCGACTGCCCTCCCGGCAGCCGGGATGAGCGCGTGGCCCATCCGGTACAGGTGCAGGATGTTGCGGGCCGCGTTGTGGTCGGCGTTGCCGGACCATCCGCAGTCGGAGTTCCTGCATACGAACAGGGCCTGGGTCTCCCGGCTGCCAGGCGTGGTGAGACCGCACGCGGAGCAGCGTCGGGAGGTGCCCGGGGCGGGGACCTTGGCCAAAGTGCCGCCTTGTCGGGCGAGCTTGTACGTCAGCATGGTGACCGTGCGACCCCACGCCTGCCCGCTGATCGAGCGGTTCAGCCCGGATTTCTGGGCGACGTTCTTCCCCGGCTCCTCAATGGTCCCTTTGGCGGACTTGACCATGCTCGTGATCTGCAATACCTCCACCACCGCGACGCTGTACGTGCGGGCGATGTCGGTGGTGGTCTTGTGCTGCCAGTCCAGTGCCCGGCCCTTGGCTTTCGCGCGCAGTCCTGCGATCTGGTCGTAGGTGTGGAGCAGCCGACGGGAGGTGCGTTCGCCGGGCTTGCGGCGCTTCATGCGCTGCGCGGCGCGCTGTTCCAGGCCCAGGAGCCTGGCCTGTTCCCGGTTGGTCAGCCACTGTCCGTGCTCGTACGTCTCACCATCGGAGAGGGCCAGGGGCACGGTGATACCGACGTCGATGCCGACCTGAGGCCCCTGGTGGGCTTCCGGCACCCTTTCGAGGGTCTGGACGCGGAAGGCGATGTGCCAGCCGAGCGCGTCTTTCACCAGGCGCGCACCGGTGATGCGGTGTTCCTCGTCGGCCTGCTTGCCCACGGGGAGCTCTTTGGTCCAGCGGAAACGGACACGGCTGATCTTCGGCAGACTGGCCATGCCCCACCGGCGGTGGACACGGACGATGTTCAGGTCCCTGCCCTGCGGCACATCAACGGTCAGGGTGCTGCGGAAGCGGGCCTTGAAGTTCGGGGCGTCCGCCCGGCCGGCCCAGCAGCTTTTCCACGCCTGGAAGTACGTCTTGAGTACCGCCTGCGCGGCCTGCGCGGGAAGGACGGCGAGGAAGTCGACGTCCCTGCGGGCCTGACGGATCGCCACGTCCGCGTTAGCCAGGGTCCGCTTCTCCTTCGGCATCATCTGCCACCAGGCGTGCAGGAGATTCCACATCGTGCGGGCCGCGTGCGCCTGATCGTCAGCCTTGAGCGCCAGGGCAGGGGACAGTGCAAGCCGGGCGCGGTGCCCGAACTGCCGTATCTCCAAGCCGCGTTCACTCACAAACGACACACTGCGGTATTGGTTTATGTCACCACGCTGGAATCCAAACCCTGATGTGCGCACCGGTCGTCACGTCGTGCACAGCCTGCACGTCCACTTGGTTTTTGTCACCAGGCACCGGTGGAACGCGTTCACCGACACCATGCTGACCCGCTGTGAGGAGGTCATGCGCGAGGTCTGCACCACCTTCGAGGCCGAGCGGAAGCAGTTCAACGGAGAACAGGACCACGTCCACCTCCTCGTGCACTACCCGCCCAAGGTACAGCTCTCCAAGCTGGTCAACAGCCTCAAGGGCGTCTCATCCCGACGCCTGCGCCAGAAGTACGACAGCCACGTCCGCAAGTATCTGTGGGGCGGGCACTTCTGGTCTGGCTCCTACTTCGCCGGCTCATGCGACGAAGCACCGCTGACCGCCGTACGCCAGTACATCGACAACCAGCAGCACCCCACGAGCTGAGGCAGACAGCACAGACCCATGCTCACACCCGAGTCAGAGCAGTTCTGGGACGGCCTTCACCCCCGCCGTAAACGACGGAGCACCGGCCAAGATCAAAGCTAGATCGTGGGATCCATGGGGACGGCCGCATCCAGGGCTCCCCGGGGCGGCTGGAGTTGGAAGGCGAGGGCGGCGTCGTCACCGAGTTCGAGCAGGGCCGCCGTCGTCCAGGCCAACGGCTTGCCGACCGCTTCGGCCAGTTGAGCCCATGTGACCCCGGTCTTCACCTTGGCCTGCCATTGGCCTAGTGCCCCACTGGCCCTACTGGCCTCCACGAGGTACTGCCACTTGGTCATGCGGTCCTTCAGGTCCACGGTCGGCCCGTCCAGGGTGAAGGTCCCGTCTCCGCGGTGGTGAAACAGCTGCGGTTGGGGCTGAGAGGGGTCTGTCCACGCTCTGACGGCCTCCAACAGGAAGAGGCTGTAGGGAGCCGCGAGGCTGATGTCGGCGACCCTGCACTCGATATTGGCGAAGCACGCGGCCACGAGTGGTGCCTGGACCTCCGCACCGGACACGGCGGTCAGGTCGAACTCCTCGAACTTGTCCACGTCGGCGCCCGAGCAGTTGCCGATGTCGACCACCGTGGCAGCCATGTCCGCCGTCGGGACCGAGATGACGCACTCGCCGGTTTCGACCAGGGCCTGGTAGCTGTGGCCCCAGGGGCCGATCGTGCACGCGATCAGAGGCGGGTCATGGCGCACCATCATGTTGAACCCGTTGGTCATCACGTTCGGGATTCCGCGGTGCCGGGTGGTGACCAAGATGACGGGGCCAGGCTCGATCAGACGGTGAACCTGGTCGAGGGGGTGGGGCTGAAGGTCCTTCACGGTGATCATGTGTGCTCCTGGTGCCGTGCGATCCGCGCGTCGGCATCCCGGCCGGCGCACTGTC is a window of Streptomyces sp. NBC_00271 DNA encoding:
- a CDS encoding NAD-dependent epimerase/dehydratase family protein, which produces MTGDERIAACPDQGVVEVEQGRRAVALGTVVVTGAAGNIGSVVRRALRSEVSRLVLLDRVPLQVEAANEVVHTVDLRDAAAVEAALAGADTVLHLGGLPDEAPLEHLLDANVLGTHHVLEAARRAAIPRVVLASSNRVTGFYPTAHRTGPQEPVRPDGLYGVSKAAIEALGQLYADKFDVSVICLRIGSFEEMPTEPRHLATWLSPRDAVGFCRAALTAPLSTRFATVYAVSANTRRFWELPAESELAYTPIDNAETHAPHITDADVPADPEAPQAGPYALPEFTLKHIRP
- a CDS encoding LLM class flavin-dependent oxidoreductase — its product is MRFSINIPNFGDFADPRNVATVATAAEESGWDGLFVWDHVHYRGYSGRPFGEAWMLLTAAALATSRIRVGTLLTPVARYRPQQLARQVATLDNLSGGRVVFAAGLGGPVEDEYGSFGDSTDRRVLAERLDEGLELLVRFWTGEAVDHHGRHYQARNVSLQPATVQRPRPPVWIGGFWPNRPPVRRAARWDGAVPLFKNALHGFPPDREDVRELITYVRGHREGDTQRPFDLVVGGATPVDSAKAKDVIGPLRDAGATWWDERQLDPGPDVDCLASVLRRIEAGPPTLD
- a CDS encoding purple acid phosphatase family protein — protein: MATQTGTPDESTKSSEGVSRRHALGLLGTAGAGAAVTPLLGAGTAQAAPLAAPALHLTADSAGAPPVQGLHLTFGADPRTQMTVSWITDRPVTRPVVHYGTLEHGFGSSADARTVTYVDGTSSRTVYVHHASLNRLTPGTDYVYLATHEGTTPDSGTFRTAPRGRKPFTFTSFGDQSAPQVTWAADGTVALDANSTPATKDIVTGIEQVAPLFHLLNGDLCYANLDVDRVRTWNNFFTNNTRSARFRPWMPAAGNHEIEKANGPLGLGAYQSYFTLPSTETDAELAGLWYAFTVGSVRVIVLQNDDNCLQDGGDVYISGYSGGRQLAFLEKELKAARSSDDVDWVVVAMHQVMISSSDANGADLGLRQKYGPLFDRYGVDLVLCGHEHNYERSLAVRGVVTGSETLTPRPVSQATDSIDTGLGTVHMILGGGGVSGTTNEKFFTDGTAKVITAVSATPGSNGKRTSAYTKEEAVWTGVRDIEHPYGFAAFTVDPGRHAGDTTRMHVTYYNVNKPNGDLSVFETFTLHRRRSDGHTR
- a CDS encoding pirin family protein gives rise to the protein MTAALQPTVDIRRSQERYKTELSWLDSKHSFSFSHHYDPQNTHHGLLLVNNDDIVTAGTGFETHPHQDMEIVTWVLQGSLVHQDSTGHTGLIYPGLAQRMSAGTGILHSEKNDSWRLEGASTHTDPVHFVQMWVVPDEEGITPGYEQLELDDALLHGGGLVTVASGMDRHADAAAIRIKNKYAGLHAARLNTGDSVILPDAPFLHLFVPRGTVTLEASGKLEAGDSVRFTATGGQRITADEPAEILVWEMHATVKGW
- a CDS encoding RNA-guided endonuclease InsQ/TnpB family protein translates to MSERGLEIRQFGHRARLALSPALALKADDQAHAARTMWNLLHAWWQMMPKEKRTLANADVAIRQARRDVDFLAVLPAQAAQAVLKTYFQAWKSCWAGRADAPNFKARFRSTLTVDVPQGRDLNIVRVHRRWGMASLPKISRVRFRWTKELPVGKQADEEHRITGARLVKDALGWHIAFRVQTLERVPEAHQGPQVGIDVGITVPLALSDGETYEHGQWLTNREQARLLGLEQRAAQRMKRRKPGERTSRRLLHTYDQIAGLRAKAKGRALDWQHKTTTDIARTYSVAVVEVLQITSMVKSAKGTIEEPGKNVAQKSGLNRSISGQAWGRTVTMLTYKLARQGGTLAKVPAPGTSRRCSACGLTTPGSRETQALFVCRNSDCGWSGNADHNAARNILHLYRMGHALIPAAGRAVARRAPRVKPATAR
- the tnpA gene encoding IS200/IS605 family transposase, which gives rise to MSPRWNPNPDVRTGRHVVHSLHVHLVFVTRHRWNAFTDTMLTRCEEVMREVCTTFEAERKQFNGEQDHVHLLVHYPPKVQLSKLVNSLKGVSSRRLRQKYDSHVRKYLWGGHFWSGSYFAGSCDEAPLTAVRQYIDNQQHPTS